CTTGCGGCTGCCAGGCTCCGTGGCGGTGGGGTTGGTGTTCGCACTGTTCATGGGGCTGCTGGTGGTGTTCCTGGTGGTGATCGTGCCCTTGCTCTGGCACCAGTTGGTAACCTTGTTCAACGAGCTGCCAGGGATGCTCGTGAAATGGCAATCGCTGCTGCTGCTACTCCCGGAGCGCTACCCGCACCTGGTCTCGGATGAGCAGGTGCTGCAAACGATCGAAGTGGTGCGCGGCGAGATCGGCAAGTTCGGCCAGTGGGCCCTGACGTTCTCTCTGTCCAGCTTGCCGCTGCTGGTGAACATCATGATCTATCTGGTGTTGGTGCCGATCCTGGTGTTCTTCTTTCTCAAGGACCGGGAAATGATCGGACGCTGGGTTCGTGGTTACCTTCCTCGCGAACGGGCGCTGATCACTCGGGTAGCCCAGGAAATGAATCGCCAGATCGCCAACTACATTCGCGGCAAAGTCATCGAGATTTTCATCTGCGGCGGCGTCACCTATATCGGTTTCGTCGCCCTGGGCCTCAACTACGCCGCGTTGCTGGCGCTGCTGGTGGGGATTTCGGTGGTGGTGCCTTACGTCGGCACCGTGGTGGTGACCGTGCCGGTGGCGCTGATTGCGCTGTTCCAGTGGGGCTGGAGCGACCAGTTCATCTATTTGATGGCGGTGTACGGAATCATCCAGACACTGGACGGCAACGTGCTGGTCCCGCTGCTGTTTTCCGAGGCGGTGAACCTGCACCCGGTGGCGATCATCTGCGCGGTTTTGCTGTTTGGCGGGCTGTGGGGGTTCTGGGGAGTGTTCTTCGCGATTCCCTTGGCGACGCTGTTCAAGGCGGTGCTGGATGCGTGGCCAAGCAAGGAACCGGTGGTGGCGCCGCTCTTGTAGCCGTCTTGGGCACATGGCGAGCCGGCTCGCCATGTGCCCAAGACAGGCAATGACACCTCAGGCGTTATTCAGCGCCTGAGCCGCCGCCAGCACCGCGTCCACATGGCCCGGCACCTTCACGCCACGCCATTCCTGACGCAATACACCGTCCTTGTCGATCAGGAAAGTGCTGCGGTCAACGCCCAGGTACTCCTTGCCATACAGCTTTTTCAGCTTGATCACATCAAACAGCTGGCAGACGGCTTCGTCCTTGTCGCTGATCAGCTCGAACGGGAATTCCTGCTTGCACTTGAAGTTCTCGTGGGACTTGATGCTGTCCCGGGAGACGCCAAACACCTGGGTGTTGGCCGCCTGGAATTGTGCGTATTGATCGCGAAAACCCTGGCCTTCGGTGGTGCAGCCGGGAGTGCTGTCCTTGGGGTAGAAGTAAATCACCACCTGCTTGCCTTTGAGGGCCGCGAGGCTGACAGTCTGCCCGCTGGTGGCGGGCGCTTGGAAATCGGTAACCGGCTGGTCGACGGCAACGGCCATGAACGCTTCCTTACATTGGGTTTTGTGGACGCCACGGTTCGATCAATGCGTCCAGGTTCATCGCATCGGCGAAATCCAGGAACTGATCACGCAGCCAACTGATCTGGGTGCCGGCCGGCAAGGTCACGGTGAACGTGGCGTTGAGCATGGTGCCGCCCGTTTGCGGGGCCTGATAGGTGTCGCACGTGAGGTTTTCCAGCTCGACGTGGTGGTCCATGAAAAACTGGCACAGCTCGTTGATGATGTCCGGGCGGTAGGCCGAACTCACATAGGCCACGTAGGGCAGGGCCTGGGGACGGTTCTCCAAGGCAGCGCTGCGCACCACGTTAACGGTGAAGGCGTGCTTCTTGGCCAACACGGGCAGGCTACCTTCCAGGCGGGCGAGGGCGTCCCAGCTGCCGGAGATCTCGAGCACGAGCGCGCTGCATTCGCCATGACGGGTCAGGCGTGAGGTCACGACGGCGCAGCGATTTTCATGGCTGGCGCGGCACAGGACGTTAGTCAGCTCCATGGGGTTGGCGCCAAGGGCACTGATAACAAGGAATTGTTCGCGGACTGTGGGGGTGGACATGCAGCATTCCTAAAGCGATGAGCGGTCGGTATGTTTCAGCTCGACGGGGCGACAGCACTGGGAAAACGAACGGTTCAAGCCTTTTGCTTTTTTGTGGCGCTGCGCTGCGGGACATCACGCAAACACCTGTTCAAGAGCAGGATCGAGGCTTGTAGCGACGAAAACGGAGGCTGGAAACCGGCGTATGAGCTTATCGGTACCGATCAAAGGCTGAAGGGTAGCGAAAACCATCGCCAAGGGGAATGGGAGTTCGCTTGTACAAGCATCTTGGCGCCAGTACCATTACGGCTCTCTTTTTCCGGCAGGAGCGGTTTCATGATTGCGGGCAGTATGGTGGCACTGGTCACACCCATGGATGCACAAGGGCGTCTTGACTGGGCCAGCCTCAGCAAACTCGTGGACTTCCACCTTGAAAACGGCACCCACGCCATCGTCGCCGTCGGTACAACCGGCGAGTCGGCAACCCTTGACGTCAACGAGCACATCGAAGTCATCCGCGCCGTGGTCAAGCAGATCAATGGGCGCATTCCGGTGATCGCCGGTACCGGCGCCAACTCCACCCGCGAGGCCGTCGAGCTGACCCGCAACGCCAAGGAAGCCGGGGCCGACGCCTGCCTGCTGGTCGTTCCGTACTACAACAAGCCGACCCAGGAAGGCTTGTACCAGCACTTCAAGCACATTGCCGAAGCGGTCGACATCCCGCAGATCCTCTATAACGTCCCCGGCCGCACCTCCTGCGACATGCAGGCCGAGACTGTGATTCGCCTGTCCACCGTCCCGAATATCATCGGCATCAAGGAAGCCACCGGCGACCTCGTGCGAGCCAAGGCCATCATCGATGGCGTCAACAAGGATTTCCTCGTGCTGTCCGGCGATGATCCAACGGCCGTCGAGCTGATCCTGATGGGCGGCAAGGGCAACATCTCCGTCACTGCCAACGTCGCCCCGCGCGAGATGGCCGACCTGTGCGAGGCCGCGCTCAAGGGCGACGCCGACACCGCACGGGCACTCAACGAAAAACTGATGCCGCTGCACAAGGACCTGTTCATCGAGGCCAATCCGATCCCAGTGAAATTTGCCCTGGTCGAAATGGGCTTGATGCACGAAGGCATTCGCCTGCCGCTCACCTGGTTGAGCAATACCTGTCAAGAACCGCTGCGGCAGGCCATGCGCCAGTCCGGCGTCCTGGTTTAATTGAGGAACTACAACGCATGAAGCGAATGGCCGGCCTTTCCGCACTTGCCTTGATTATCTCCAGCACCAGTGGCTGTGGATGG
The Pseudomonas marvdashtae genome window above contains:
- a CDS encoding AI-2E family transporter gives rise to the protein MFKVLRDWIQRYFSDEEAVVLAVLLFLAFTAVLTLGGMLAPVLAGMVLAYLMQGLVTTLERLRLPGSVAVGLVFALFMGLLVVFLVVIVPLLWHQLVTLFNELPGMLVKWQSLLLLLPERYPHLVSDEQVLQTIEVVRGEIGKFGQWALTFSLSSLPLLVNIMIYLVLVPILVFFFLKDREMIGRWVRGYLPRERALITRVAQEMNRQIANYIRGKVIEIFICGGVTYIGFVALGLNYAALLALLVGISVVVPYVGTVVVTVPVALIALFQWGWSDQFIYLMAVYGIIQTLDGNVLVPLLFSEAVNLHPVAIICAVLLFGGLWGFWGVFFAIPLATLFKAVLDAWPSKEPVVAPLL
- a CDS encoding glycine cleavage system protein R, encoding MSTPTVREQFLVISALGANPMELTNVLCRASHENRCAVVTSRLTRHGECSALVLEISGSWDALARLEGSLPVLAKKHAFTVNVVRSAALENRPQALPYVAYVSSAYRPDIINELCQFFMDHHVELENLTCDTYQAPQTGGTMLNATFTVTLPAGTQISWLRDQFLDFADAMNLDALIEPWRPQNPM
- the dapA gene encoding 4-hydroxy-tetrahydrodipicolinate synthase, with translation MIAGSMVALVTPMDAQGRLDWASLSKLVDFHLENGTHAIVAVGTTGESATLDVNEHIEVIRAVVKQINGRIPVIAGTGANSTREAVELTRNAKEAGADACLLVVPYYNKPTQEGLYQHFKHIAEAVDIPQILYNVPGRTSCDMQAETVIRLSTVPNIIGIKEATGDLVRAKAIIDGVNKDFLVLSGDDPTAVELILMGGKGNISVTANVAPREMADLCEAALKGDADTARALNEKLMPLHKDLFIEANPIPVKFALVEMGLMHEGIRLPLTWLSNTCQEPLRQAMRQSGVLV
- a CDS encoding peroxiredoxin; protein product: MAVAVDQPVTDFQAPATSGQTVSLAALKGKQVVIYFYPKDSTPGCTTEGQGFRDQYAQFQAANTQVFGVSRDSIKSHENFKCKQEFPFELISDKDEAVCQLFDVIKLKKLYGKEYLGVDRSTFLIDKDGVLRQEWRGVKVPGHVDAVLAAAQALNNA